A DNA window from Anastrepha obliqua isolate idAnaObli1 chromosome 5, idAnaObli1_1.0, whole genome shotgun sequence contains the following coding sequences:
- the LOC129249183 gene encoding uncharacterized protein LOC129249183, protein MPYAGRRPSADRMCDSEYITPRKKGPQKSMRLGHENAGIVKLYPRHEIMFSKEPEFEHFAIRKELNDFAIARDRSSLKSGSTNSLESRVDRLSTRMKAGANNPAERRVPNVVMSPSECKSKPLGLHHLNPKTKVNVIEVKLSQSSTKSGSPVDCFTYGKFFEEEKKKPFKTRGTQSLYRESSAQTLPFLPDVSNKQDELEQIELFKLPTILPGDGPPGLYQVEVLERMRKRWAFAQALKENLRRQIEEVKEKAKTPEHSIILQAFEWEHWIEREEYIQECQMLRLEILIGMFNKREEEMHAKSKTRIEQSYEQILARRDASLHKNQVEYDREMRQLEIKRRRVPKCWRKENILSQLGSPNSEFYGPQLRYGVNPSRRHFVGGRKEFEARMDDLEKRAVKFTKLVCPFAKLKKWATPKQRFLEIEQNFCSDENLQKMYETLSTLRKQAVKQKIMPKCLIQKTQQIQIKSDTINRLEEEKILEESEEIQEITEQIPSADDLKHPEYAEFRKSIEINKQHAQQLLQELYKEELEAMIHEYEGCTIGWLMRFLSEELGRMQEQRLLQYVVMLAQKERWRREAAEAGLRQKENEMRQIYEQIYTDSYMASADICRKYLNMILENDIPGIAHDKAEAEVVDMARVIDTDIQRWLDSLYVIQNPLNYDSLHYKLKKAIFPDLNDILKEIETKETIDYIIDMLFTNIFTLLEPYDICTFTANEIVDRLLDLDLYYFSSEENSTCSCTACECPEEDREVRALVRKLIRQVVPGRRWKTPVERLANEMVKDLVNNVIEETFQRGSIFESEHMNQFCQLRKSPSQLNLLSPRNPLNFVQSSSRSSSELEKVVSIVKSEYHVKHEVASPSYKSIDSFVSERLPIPEAFLFDFSDAGSGATGEDKEDVKNEDKLKARVVNHIYKELLNFLGPAEDNESVDEEELCTSRSVQSCSSDQCGLRLIIEEICNKISQLKDTNDDTGIVPLGGITETSATSSHIKTEYDLTEIHDTTTPLDLVTGRSSEEESGSSKQPSSMKRKSQQTAKTAQKIEFTEDASTEMDEKSVQIREIANIKSVLISEDDDQEEL, encoded by the exons ATGCCCTACGCTGGTCGTCGTCCAAGTGCAGATCGCATGTGCGACTCCGAGTACATAACGCCTCGTAAAAAGGGCCCTCAAAAATCGATGAGGCTTGGGCATGAGAATGCTGGGATCGTCAAGCTATATCCAAGGCATGAGATAATGTTTTCGAAAGAACCTGAATTCGAACATTTCGCCATACGAAAGGAGTTGAACGATTTTGCGATAGCGCGTGACCGTAGCTCCTTAAAATCCGGCTCAACGAATTCGCTGGAAAGTCGCGTCGATCGCCTATCGACGCGCATGAAAGCAG GCGCCAACAATCCAGCCGAAAGACGCGTACCGAATGTTGTCATGTCACCCAGCGAATGTAAATCCAAGCCTCTGGGTCTGCATCACTTGAATCCTAAAACAAAGGTGAATGTAATTGAAGTAAAGTTAAGTCAATCTTCCACCAAGTCAGGCAGTCCGGTAGATTGTTTCACTTATGGCAAATTTTTCGAAGAGGAAAAGAAGAAGCCATTTAAGACGCGTGGCACGCAATCGTTGTACCG CGAATCATCTGCGCAAACCCTGCCGTTTCTTCCCGATGTATCGAATAAGCAGGATGAATTAGAGCAAATAGAGCTTTTTAAATTGCCCACCATATTGCCTGGCGACGGTCCTCCCGGTTTATATCAAGTCGAAGTACTAGAACGTATGCGAAAACGCTGGGCTTTCGCACAGGCACTAAAAGAGAATCTACGCCGGCAAATAgaagaagtaaaagaaaaagctAAAACACCCGAACACAGTATTATCTTACAGGCTTTCGAATGGGAACATTGGATTGAGCGCGAAGAGTATATACAAGAATGTCAGATGTTGCGACTCGAAATTCTTATTGGTATGTTTAATAAACGCGAAGAGGAAATGCATGCGAAATCTAAGACACGCATCGAGCAGAGTTATGAGCAGATACTAGCGCGTCGTGATGCCTCATTGCACAAAAACCAAGTCGAATACGACAGGGAAATGCGTCAATTGGAAATTAAACGTCGTCGTGTACCTAAGTGTTGGCGAAAAGAGAATATTCTCAGTCAGCTGGGTAGTCCCAACTCAGAGTTCTATGGACCGCAGTTGCGGTATGGCGTCAATCCTTCCCGCAGACACTTTGTAGGTGGCCGCAAGGAATTCGAAGCGCGTATGGATGATTTAGAGAAACGTGCGGTCAAATTTACGAAGCTTGTGTGTCCGTTCGCGAAGCTTAAAAAATGGGCGACACCCAAGCAACGTTTCTTGGAAAtcgaacaaaatttttgttctgATGAAAATCTTCAAAAGATGTATGAAACACTATCG ACGTTGCGTAAGCAAGCagtaaaacagaaaataatgccGAAATGTCTCATCCAAAAGACCcaacaaattcaaataaaatcggATACCATTAATCGActcgaagaagaaaaaatacttgAGGAATCCGAGGAAATCCAAGAGATCACAGAACAAATACCAAGCGCAGACGATCTTAAACATCCTGAATACGCGGAATTCCGCAAATCGATAGAAATCAACAAGCAGCATGCACAACAGCTTTTACAAGAGCTCTATAAAGAGGAACTGGAGGCAATGATTCACGAATATGAAGGTTGCACCATCGGCTGGCTTATGCGCTTCCTATCCGAGGAACTGGGTCGCATGCAAGAGCAACGCCTACTTCAATATGTTGTTATGCTGGCGCAGAAGGAGCGTTGGCGCCGTGAAGCCGCCGAGGCCGGACTACGACAGAAGGAAAATGAAATGCGCCAAATTTATGAGCAAATATATACTGATTCCTATATGGCAAGTGCCGACATATGCCGCAAGTATCTTAATATGATTTTGGAAAATGACATTCCAGGCATTGCTCATGATAAGGCGGAAGCTGAAGTTGTGGACATGGCACGAGTTATCGATACTGACATACAACGCTGGTTAGATTCATTGtatgtcatacaaaatccatTGAATTATGATTCTTTGCATTATAAACTCAAGAAAGCAATATTTCCTGATCTAAATGACATATTGAAAGAGATTGAAACCAAGGAAACAATAGATTATATCATCGATATGCTATTCACAAACATATTCACACTATTGGAACCCTACGATATATGCACGTTTACGGCAAACGAAATTGTGGATCGTCTACTCGATCtggatttatattatttcagtTCGGAAGAGAATTCAACCTGCTCTTGTACCGCATGCGAATGTCCAGAGGAAGATCGCGAAGTCAGAGCTTTGGTACGAAAGTTGATACGACAAGTTGTGCCTGGGCGGCGTTGGAAAACGCCAGTGGAGCGTCTGGCTAATGAGATGGTGAAAGATTTAGTCAATAATGTTATTGAAGAAACTTTCCAAAGAGGTTCTATATTCGAAAGTGAACACATGAATCAATTTTGCCAACTGCGAAAATCTCCCTCACAATTAAATCTGTTGTCGCCAAGAAATCCTCTCAATTTCGTACAATCTTCATCACGCTCTTCCAGTGAATTGGAAAAAGTGGTGTCCATCGTTAAATCAGAATACCATGTGAAACATGAAGTAGCTTCACCAAGCTATAAGAGTATAGACAGCTTTGTATCTGAACGCCTGCCCATTCCTGAAGCA TTCCTTTTTGATTTTTCCGATGCCGGGTCCGGAGCAACCGGAGAAGATAAAGAGGACGTAAAAAATGAAGATAAATTAAAAGCAAGAGTTGTAAATCACATCTATAAAGAGCTTCTCAACTTTTTAGGCCCAGCAGAAGACAATGAAAGTGTGGACGAAGAGGAATTGTGCACAAGTAGAAGCGTTCAAAGTTGTTCAAGCGATCAATGTGGCTTGCGCTTAATCATAGAAgaaatttgcaacaaaatttcCCAGCTCAAAGACACAAATGACGATACTGGAATAGTTCCACTCGGTGGAATCACAGAAACATCAGCAACATCTTCGCATATTAAAACGGAATATGATCTCACCGAAATCCATGATACAACTACACCACTCGACCTAGTCACTGGTAGATCCAGTGAAGAAGAGTCGGGCAGCTCAAAACAACCATCTTcaatgaaaagaaaaagtcaACAAACCGCTAAAACtgcacaaaaaattgaatttacggAAGACGCTTCCACAGAAATGGATGAGAAATCAGTACAAATACGAGAGATCGCAAATATCAAGTCGGTACTAATTAGCGAGGATGATGACCAAGAGGAGCTCTAA